A single Pirellulaceae bacterium DNA region contains:
- a CDS encoding bile acid:sodium symporter family protein produces the protein MQLSSLIGGLLILILVWLACRLQYSQKWQPFAFSVWVLATVVLALTFPSVFDGGDGKPAAFLVFPLIQIIMFGMGTTLSWRDFCRVGSRWPSVLIGLGSQFTIMPLVGWGLARTLHVSPELTLGIVLIGSCPGGVASNVITFLARGDVALSVTLTACSTLMAPLMTPLAVSLLLGTNLEIPFLEMARQIAWMVFVPTIAGLVLGSLLDWLKYPGATLNRWMSSIAMIAICIVIGIIVAQTRDNLLQVGWLVLMAAAMHNAVGLLLGYWLARIFRLTESECRTISIEVGMQNGGMGTALALNVLKSPTAALVPAVFAPWMSVTGAILASYWRKKDRSDSPTSADGV, from the coding sequence ATGCAGTTGTCATCCTTGATTGGCGGCCTGTTAATACTGATCCTGGTTTGGCTGGCATGCCGACTGCAATACTCGCAAAAGTGGCAGCCGTTTGCCTTTTCGGTGTGGGTTCTGGCCACCGTTGTTCTTGCGCTCACGTTTCCCAGTGTCTTTGATGGTGGCGATGGAAAGCCAGCAGCCTTCCTGGTTTTTCCCTTGATTCAGATAATTATGTTCGGCATGGGAACCACCCTCAGTTGGCGAGATTTCTGCCGAGTCGGCTCACGCTGGCCATCGGTTCTGATCGGGCTCGGTTCGCAATTTACCATCATGCCGTTGGTAGGTTGGGGACTGGCGCGCACGCTCCATGTTTCTCCAGAACTCACGCTGGGCATCGTACTGATTGGCAGTTGTCCTGGCGGTGTGGCATCCAATGTAATCACCTTTCTTGCTAGAGGCGATGTTGCTCTGTCGGTCACACTCACCGCCTGCTCGACGCTAATGGCCCCATTGATGACGCCGCTGGCGGTCAGCCTGCTGCTTGGGACAAACCTGGAAATTCCGTTTCTGGAGATGGCTCGACAAATTGCCTGGATGGTGTTTGTGCCAACCATCGCTGGCTTGGTGTTGGGCAGCCTGCTCGACTGGCTAAAGTATCCTGGGGCGACGCTCAATCGCTGGATGTCCTCGATTGCCATGATCGCGATCTGCATCGTGATCGGCATTATTGTCGCGCAAACCAGGGACAACCTGCTACAGGTCGGATGGCTGGTGCTGATGGCCGCCGCCATGCACAACGCAGTTGGGCTGCTGTTGGGATATTGGTTAGCACGCATATTTCGTTTGACCGAATCGGAATGCCGTACGATTTCCATTGAAGTGGGCATGCAAAATGGTGGCATGGGCACGGCGCTGGCCTTGAATGTCCTGAAAAGCCCGACCGCTGCGCTCGTGCCCGCCGTGTTCGCGCCGTGGATGAGCGTGACTGGAGCCATATTGGCCTCGTACTGGCGGAAAAAGGACCGTAGCGACTCGCCGACCTCAGCAGATGGAGTATGA
- a CDS encoding sodium:solute symporter family protein, with translation MPLTALWIIVAYLGLLIVIGIASRYFSRGTSTDFFVISRNVGPVLLLLSIFGTTMTGFALVGSTGKAYTTGIAVYGLMASWSGLVHSAVFFLIGVPLWAIGKRFGYVTQCQYFRERFDSPLLAYTLFPVLVLLVIPYLLVGVISAGNFLQGTTAGMLPELFPMPELELADGSRSPHPLNGSVPAAWGGLIICLVVLFYVFAGGLRGAVWANALQTVIFVTSGAVAFYLISQRLGGMTEAARMVADSETAHRRLVREGAVGHLEFLTYCLVPLSVAMFPHIFQHWLTARSAKSFRLTVVAHPVFILLLWLPCVMIGIWAAGYLGPGQNPNLILGTMVRELVGSQVLTGLLAAGVLAAIMSSLDSQFVCLGTMFTSDIVVPLSNKKFSDQQKILIARSFILLVVALAYGLSVWFKDRKEVFDLGVWCFSGFSGLFPVAAAAIYWRRATAAGAISAVVATAATWILLFTRNVAIATPGSGESLVGGMMPVTYIFAASASSLVIASLLTQPPQPAVVDRFFVDRA, from the coding sequence ATGCCGTTGACAGCACTGTGGATTATCGTCGCTTATCTAGGCTTGCTGATTGTAATCGGCATTGCCAGTCGATATTTTTCGCGCGGAACAAGCACTGATTTTTTTGTGATTAGCCGCAATGTCGGACCCGTGTTGTTGCTGCTGTCGATTTTTGGCACAACCATGACCGGCTTCGCGCTGGTTGGCTCAACCGGCAAGGCCTATACAACGGGAATCGCCGTCTATGGTTTGATGGCTTCGTGGTCCGGTCTGGTTCACAGCGCCGTGTTTTTTCTGATTGGTGTTCCGTTGTGGGCGATTGGCAAGCGTTTTGGCTATGTGACGCAGTGTCAATATTTCCGCGAGCGATTCGATTCGCCGCTGCTGGCCTACACACTGTTCCCTGTCTTAGTGCTGCTGGTTATACCCTATCTGCTGGTGGGGGTCATCTCGGCCGGGAATTTTCTACAGGGCACGACGGCAGGCATGTTGCCGGAATTGTTTCCCATGCCCGAACTGGAGCTCGCCGACGGGTCGCGTTCACCACACCCGCTCAACGGCAGCGTGCCAGCCGCGTGGGGCGGATTGATCATCTGTCTGGTGGTACTGTTCTACGTTTTCGCAGGTGGTTTACGGGGAGCTGTATGGGCTAACGCACTCCAAACTGTGATTTTTGTGACTAGCGGTGCTGTCGCCTTCTATCTCATTAGCCAACGACTGGGCGGCATGACAGAAGCGGCTCGCATGGTCGCCGACAGCGAAACGGCTCACCGCCGACTAGTGCGCGAAGGTGCCGTCGGGCATTTGGAGTTTCTGACTTACTGCCTAGTGCCGCTTTCTGTGGCGATGTTTCCGCACATTTTTCAGCACTGGCTGACAGCGCGCTCAGCCAAGAGTTTTCGACTGACCGTGGTTGCGCATCCAGTTTTTATACTGCTGCTGTGGTTGCCGTGCGTCATGATCGGCATCTGGGCCGCAGGCTATCTTGGCCCTGGCCAGAATCCGAATTTGATCTTGGGTACCATGGTCCGCGAACTGGTGGGTTCGCAGGTGTTGACAGGCCTGTTGGCTGCCGGTGTCTTGGCGGCGATTATGTCAAGTCTCGATTCGCAGTTCGTCTGCCTAGGTACTATGTTTACCAGCGATATTGTCGTGCCGCTAAGCAACAAGAAATTCTCGGACCAGCAAAAGATTCTGATCGCGCGCAGCTTCATTCTTCTGGTCGTGGCATTGGCTTATGGCTTGTCGGTGTGGTTCAAGGACCGCAAAGAGGTTTTTGACCTGGGTGTCTGGTGTTTCTCTGGGTTCTCCGGTTTGTTTCCCGTTGCCGCCGCAGCTATCTATTGGCGACGAGCTACAGCGGCTGGAGCGATTAGCGCTGTGGTCGCCACCGCCGCTACCTGGATACTACTGTTTACACGCAATGTCGCCATAGCCACTCCGGGATCGGGCGAATCACTGGTCGGCGGCATGATGCCCGTTACCTATATCTTTGCCGCTTCAGCTAGCAGTTTGGTCATTGCATCGCTGCTCACCCAGCCTCCCCAACCCGCAGTCGTAGACCGTTTCTTTGTAGACCGAGCCTAA
- a CDS encoding DUF3311 domain-containing protein, which translates to MKSTFWSGLIVLFVLHHDFWLWSDDRLLLGVMPVGLAWHVGYSLVTGAFWWLAVRYCWPNQLESWAGQADQSPSS; encoded by the coding sequence ATGAAATCAACTTTCTGGTCAGGTCTCATCGTACTGTTTGTCCTGCATCACGATTTTTGGTTATGGAGTGATGATCGGCTGCTGCTGGGTGTTATGCCGGTAGGACTGGCTTGGCATGTCGGGTACTCCTTAGTCACGGGCGCATTCTGGTGGTTGGCGGTGCGGTATTGTTGGCCCAATCAGCTTGAGAGTTGGGCGGGGCAGGCCGACCAGTCACCGTCGTCCTAA
- the ubiE gene encoding bifunctional demethylmenaquinone methyltransferase/2-methoxy-6-polyprenyl-1,4-benzoquinol methylase UbiE: protein MNRPSTSAAVDKSGQRVRKMFAQIAPRYDLMNHLLSLGIDIRWRKRVVRELRLDQDRPILDCCTGTGDLALMLADKVRGRVDVIGTDFCLEMLAVAERKRLARKDKRPVRFMEADSQKLPFPENNFQAVTVAFGLRNVQDTDLGIQEMYRVCAPGGQVAILEFSTPSLVGFKQLYQFYFKHILPRVGQQMAKNNHAAYQYLPESVLEFPSGRQLADRLEACGLRQVCFWPLTFGIATLYIGNKPQ, encoded by the coding sequence ATGAATAGACCTTCAACCTCCGCCGCTGTGGACAAGAGCGGCCAGCGTGTTCGCAAAATGTTTGCGCAAATCGCGCCGCGTTACGATTTGATGAACCACTTGTTGTCGCTAGGCATCGATATTCGGTGGCGCAAGCGAGTCGTCCGCGAGTTGCGGTTAGACCAAGATCGACCCATCCTGGACTGTTGTACCGGTACTGGTGACCTGGCGCTGATGCTAGCGGACAAAGTTCGCGGTCGAGTGGACGTGATTGGAACCGATTTCTGCCTAGAAATGTTGGCGGTCGCAGAACGCAAACGGCTTGCTCGCAAGGACAAACGGCCCGTTCGATTCATGGAAGCTGATTCGCAGAAGCTGCCGTTTCCAGAGAATAACTTTCAGGCCGTCACTGTCGCTTTCGGCTTGCGGAACGTACAGGATACCGATCTGGGCATACAAGAAATGTACCGCGTGTGTGCTCCAGGCGGACAAGTCGCAATTCTGGAGTTTTCCACGCCCAGCCTGGTTGGCTTCAAGCAGTTGTACCAGTTCTATTTCAAGCACATATTGCCGCGCGTCGGCCAGCAGATGGCCAAGAACAACCATGCTGCCTACCAGTACCTACCCGAAAGCGTATTGGAATTTCCCAGCGGTCGCCAACTTGCCGATCGACTGGAAGCCTGCGGTCTGCGACAAGTATGCTTTTGGCCATTGACCTTCGGCATCGCCACGCTTTACATCGGCAATAAACCGCAATAA
- a CDS encoding FGGY-family carbohydrate kinase, whose translation MNPHSLTQHPLILAIDLGTSGLKAALVGVDGTVVGWESQPVKLIVTPNGGSEQSPADWWQAFLQASGRLLDRSPSARERVVAVCCSTQGEGTIAVDRQGNALGNAILWMDMRGAPCLQRQLRGWINIDGASAIKLLNYVRLTGGAPSMTGKDPAGHMLYIRDCQPDIYRKTHKFLNVLDYMNLRLTGQMVASFDSIVTSWVTDNRRAGQVRYHPGLIDTLGVDRDKLPDLVQCTDVIGPLRGQVAESLGLKPSVQVVAGSIDNTAAAVGSGAVQDYVPHLYIGTSSWIAAHVPFKKTDLTHKLASIPCAVPERYLLIALQATAGGNLTYLRDNIIYHHDELLQEADQPDIFKVLDQMAGRVPPGANGVLYTPWVWGERAPIEDRHVRAGLFNLSLHNTRADIIRSVLEGVAMNSRWLLSPVERFLKRPVPAIHLVGGGAQSDVWCQIFADVMNIEIKQVTDPIGANARGAAWIAAVGLGLTSFAEIPRLVQFRRHYYPDPSVRQLYDDRFEAFQLTYKQLKRVYQRLNKHLG comes from the coding sequence ATGAACCCGCACAGCTTGACGCAACACCCGTTGATTCTAGCGATCGACCTGGGGACATCGGGCCTTAAGGCGGCGTTGGTGGGCGTCGACGGTACAGTAGTTGGCTGGGAGAGTCAGCCTGTCAAATTGATTGTCACTCCCAACGGCGGATCCGAGCAATCACCGGCGGATTGGTGGCAAGCCTTTCTCCAGGCCAGCGGACGATTGCTGGACCGTTCGCCTTCGGCACGAGAACGAGTGGTGGCGGTGTGCTGCTCAACCCAAGGGGAAGGTACCATTGCTGTTGATCGCCAGGGGAATGCTCTGGGCAACGCGATTCTGTGGATGGACATGCGCGGAGCCCCCTGCTTGCAGCGGCAGCTTCGCGGTTGGATCAACATCGATGGCGCTAGTGCAATCAAGCTGCTGAACTATGTGCGCTTGACCGGTGGCGCACCGTCGATGACTGGCAAAGACCCGGCTGGACACATGCTGTACATTCGCGATTGTCAGCCGGATATCTATCGGAAAACTCACAAGTTCCTCAACGTGCTGGATTACATGAACCTGCGGCTGACCGGCCAGATGGTTGCCAGCTTTGATTCGATCGTCACATCGTGGGTCACAGATAATCGTCGCGCGGGCCAAGTGCGTTACCACCCCGGGCTGATCGACACGCTAGGTGTGGACCGCGACAAGTTACCCGACTTGGTGCAGTGCACGGATGTCATCGGCCCATTGCGTGGCCAAGTGGCTGAGTCACTGGGACTGAAACCGAGCGTGCAAGTTGTGGCCGGCTCGATCGACAATACGGCGGCCGCTGTCGGTTCGGGGGCGGTACAAGACTATGTGCCGCATCTTTATATTGGCACATCGTCGTGGATTGCCGCGCATGTACCGTTCAAGAAGACCGACTTGACGCACAAGCTGGCGTCGATTCCATGCGCAGTTCCTGAGCGCTATCTGTTGATTGCCCTGCAAGCCACCGCCGGTGGCAATCTGACTTATCTGCGCGACAACATCATTTACCATCACGACGAATTGTTGCAAGAGGCGGATCAACCCGATATTTTCAAAGTGCTGGATCAGATGGCAGGCCGTGTGCCACCAGGGGCCAACGGCGTTCTGTACACGCCATGGGTATGGGGTGAACGAGCCCCCATCGAAGACCGCCATGTGCGGGCCGGGCTGTTCAATTTGTCGCTTCACAATACGCGGGCGGACATCATCCGTTCGGTCCTAGAGGGCGTGGCGATGAATTCGAGATGGCTCTTGAGCCCGGTCGAAAGGTTTTTGAAGCGTCCGGTACCTGCCATTCATCTGGTCGGTGGCGGTGCACAGTCCGATGTGTGGTGCCAAATCTTTGCCGACGTGATGAACATTGAAATTAAACAAGTGACCGATCCGATTGGTGCCAACGCACGTGGTGCAGCGTGGATCGCCGCCGTAGGCTTAGGGCTCACGTCGTTTGCAGAGATTCCAAGGCTGGTTCAATTTCGTCGCCACTATTATCCTGATCCGTCGGTTCGACAATTGTACGACGATCGATTTGAAGCATTTCAATTGACGTACAAGCAACTTAAGAGAGTCTACCAGCGGCTGAACAAGCATCTGGGATGA
- a CDS encoding penicillin acylase family protein: MISNQRIGQVMLCVYVSFCHCRDMRAQDTLDAAELARQVTIHRDQWGVPHIDGPTDAAVVFGMGYCQSEDYFWQVEENLLRALGRCAEAVGSKMLPSDMLSRNFNIAKLAQAEYPSLGDTDKRICSAYAAGINYYLQSHPEVKPRLLEKIEPWYILAHRRQTLLDWTFTKAHLPEKEHEEYALSRIQASNGWAIDRSKTKNGSTMLFINPHQPWFGPGSWYEAHLKSGEGLNFSGAAFYGFPLPCLGRNEHLGWGHTANRPDVADAYRLTFDDPANPLNYRTAAGYQTAVERTEVIRVQSSSGMEDKKFVFLDTQFGPVCKREDAQSAIAVRIARFDEAVGFGQMLKMLKATSFQQWQDALSHLDLVIFNCIYADREGNIAYIYNGAIPRRHPNLDWKKPVNAADPDATWKGYHSLAELPAVINPATGYVQNCNQSPFETTDDGNPSKLDFPAYLAEEADLDTTRAQVSRMLLRDMREVTLEQFTNFGMDQRLYWALVNLPMYQRQFQVLKSKNPELAARVQPYLDHLTDWDCVCGIQSTQATLCFYWYQELYGRTLLKPLRPMLPQYMSDPDARLEALAVAAVKLEKSHGNWKTPWGNVFRMVRKPELSALPDVISLVSHPGSLPCPGIPEELGGVLNTSYFNMPLSNKQIGIAGHSYVACIEFGKDFVRANSINTFGQTGGDPESKHFADQAQLFSQGQMKTSWFEWKDVLANAQRSYHPGK; this comes from the coding sequence ATGATATCCAACCAGCGTATCGGTCAGGTGATGCTCTGCGTGTACGTTAGCTTCTGTCACTGCCGTGACATGCGAGCACAAGACACGCTGGATGCTGCCGAGTTGGCCAGGCAAGTCACGATTCACCGCGACCAATGGGGAGTGCCGCACATTGATGGTCCTACTGATGCGGCGGTGGTGTTTGGGATGGGCTATTGCCAGTCTGAAGACTATTTCTGGCAGGTCGAGGAAAACTTGTTGCGGGCTCTGGGGCGCTGCGCAGAAGCGGTTGGGAGTAAAATGCTGCCCTCGGATATGCTCTCGCGTAACTTCAATATCGCGAAACTGGCACAGGCCGAGTATCCTTCGCTGGGCGATACTGACAAACGTATCTGCAGCGCTTATGCGGCTGGCATCAACTACTATCTGCAATCCCACCCCGAAGTCAAACCACGCCTGCTGGAAAAAATCGAGCCCTGGTACATCTTGGCTCACCGTCGTCAGACACTGTTGGATTGGACATTCACCAAGGCACATTTGCCGGAGAAGGAACACGAAGAGTACGCGCTGTCCCGGATTCAAGCTTCCAACGGTTGGGCGATTGATCGCAGCAAGACAAAAAACGGCTCGACGATGCTGTTTATCAATCCTCATCAACCATGGTTTGGGCCTGGGTCTTGGTATGAGGCGCATTTGAAAAGTGGCGAAGGACTGAACTTCAGCGGTGCCGCCTTCTACGGCTTTCCGCTACCATGTCTAGGCCGAAACGAACATCTGGGTTGGGGGCATACCGCCAATCGTCCGGACGTCGCTGATGCCTATCGCTTGACGTTCGATGATCCAGCCAATCCACTGAACTACCGTACCGCTGCAGGTTACCAGACCGCTGTTGAACGTACAGAGGTGATTCGCGTTCAATCGTCTTCAGGTATGGAAGACAAGAAGTTTGTGTTCCTGGACACTCAATTTGGTCCAGTCTGCAAACGCGAAGACGCACAATCGGCAATCGCCGTACGCATCGCTCGTTTTGACGAAGCGGTGGGTTTCGGGCAAATGCTGAAAATGCTCAAGGCAACCAGCTTTCAGCAGTGGCAGGATGCGCTCAGCCATTTGGATCTGGTGATTTTCAACTGCATCTATGCTGACCGCGAAGGCAACATCGCCTACATCTACAACGGCGCTATTCCTCGTCGTCATCCCAACCTGGACTGGAAAAAACCAGTTAATGCTGCCGACCCTGATGCGACCTGGAAGGGATACCATTCGCTGGCTGAACTGCCGGCCGTGATCAATCCTGCCACCGGCTACGTGCAGAACTGCAATCAGTCGCCCTTTGAAACAACAGACGATGGCAATCCCAGCAAGTTGGATTTTCCAGCCTACTTGGCTGAAGAGGCGGATTTGGACACGACGCGTGCGCAGGTATCGCGAATGCTGCTCCGCGACATGCGCGAGGTAACCTTAGAGCAGTTTACCAACTTTGGCATGGACCAGCGACTTTATTGGGCCCTGGTCAACCTGCCCATGTACCAGCGTCAATTTCAAGTATTGAAATCAAAGAATCCAGAATTGGCGGCCCGCGTTCAGCCTTATTTGGACCACTTGACCGATTGGGACTGTGTGTGCGGAATCCAGTCCACTCAAGCGACTCTGTGCTTCTATTGGTATCAGGAGCTGTATGGTCGCACGCTGCTCAAGCCGCTAAGGCCAATGTTACCGCAGTACATGTCCGATCCTGATGCGCGATTGGAAGCCCTGGCTGTCGCTGCGGTTAAATTGGAAAAGTCGCACGGAAACTGGAAGACTCCATGGGGCAACGTCTTCCGCATGGTCCGCAAGCCGGAGCTGAGTGCGCTACCCGATGTGATTTCGCTGGTCAGCCATCCAGGCAGTTTGCCTTGCCCAGGAATTCCGGAAGAACTGGGCGGGGTGTTGAACACCAGCTATTTCAACATGCCACTTTCCAATAAGCAGATCGGCATTGCCGGCCATTCCTATGTAGCCTGCATTGAATTCGGCAAAGACTTTGTGCGCGCCAATTCGATCAACACCTTTGGCCAGACCGGCGGCGATCCCGAGTCGAAACATTTTGCCGATCAAGCGCAGCTGTTCTCGCAAGGACAGATGAAAACCTCGTGGTTTGAGTGGAAAGACGTCCTCGCCAACGCCCAGCGCAGCTACCATCCAGGAAAGTAA
- a CDS encoding LUD domain-containing protein — MNTRDTILQQLRRQITPSVAYPNVIDGPWITYHDPVAKFSEMVRTAGGECQSVANVAEICMILDAQEQYRAAQQVYSGVPGISGNMNMASVDQPHELERLDFVILPGQLGVAENGAIWVTDQDLRHRVCLFITQFLVLVVSAEHIVHNMHQAYQLARPGSPGFGLFVAGPSKTADIEQSLVIGAHGCRQLQVFVI; from the coding sequence ATGAATACACGCGATACTATTCTGCAACAACTACGAAGACAGATCACTCCGTCGGTGGCCTATCCCAATGTGATCGATGGTCCGTGGATTACCTACCACGATCCGGTCGCCAAGTTTTCGGAGATGGTTCGGACCGCCGGTGGAGAATGTCAGTCAGTTGCGAATGTTGCTGAGATATGCATGATATTGGACGCTCAAGAGCAGTACCGAGCTGCACAGCAGGTTTATTCGGGCGTCCCGGGAATCTCCGGTAACATGAACATGGCTTCTGTCGATCAGCCGCATGAACTGGAGCGGTTGGATTTCGTCATTCTGCCAGGACAACTTGGCGTGGCAGAGAATGGTGCGATCTGGGTTACGGACCAAGACCTGCGACATCGCGTTTGCCTGTTTATCACACAGTTTCTGGTGTTGGTTGTGTCTGCCGAGCATATTGTGCATAACATGCATCAGGCCTACCAGTTGGCCCGACCCGGTTCTCCAGGCTTTGGATTGTTTGTGGCCGGTCCAAGTAAGACAGCAGACATTGAACAGTCGCTGGTAATTGGTGCACACGGTTGCCGGCAGTTACAAGTATTTGTCATTTAA
- a CDS encoding serine/threonine protein kinase, with protein sequence MLDMLPQSQKPLDGQPARGLHWLRLRALWLVPLGWCLMPLVVAYGTRRIVHDSVRSQTKDSLTAILQSTSTSLHVWLRAQRVIAQQAVSQPPVRDAVAAVLLDWNADDPGVGADSRRSLEQVLAPIVEALGADDYLMTDRTGQCVTASNPSAIASRFSGQFSDCYQRLLKGQTLVVSPGRTVSLVDPADSQCGLNPAAWLVMTAARDHREKILGVIVFAIPPQKLERLLAAGRSGLSGETYLVNAQGLMLTASRFEDQLTTAGLLMPGQSSPARLQVRDPGLDLTLNRKTTVVLQGCPLTVAAASLAAASERGDGAVGYHLSAYRNYRGVAVVGSWQWMPEQQLGIITELGYDQAYDAASRLQIGIGALTGVLGLISVGLWTYTNWARLGTRRTAGQPMKLEKLGQYELLEKIGQGGMGEVYRAHHALLRRETAVKICRNDNNSARTTIRFQREVQAASQLSNPHTVRIFDYGQSDDGTFYYAMELLHGLNLSNLVRQFGPLGDGRTIVVLKQICESLAEAHGLGLVHRDIKPSNVIISRRGGRADYVKVLDFGLVRSIVANGEETLTIDGSIAGTPQYMSPESTQSPDEVDPRSDLYSLGCLAYYLLTTQPPFTGNHPLEVCLKHVRQLPVSLAEVAKLPVAESLAAIIMKCLEKSPGKRPQSALELLGELERITPQAEWTRNDAELWWRENAARAQALMVSGPDTQVSLGTQTPT encoded by the coding sequence ATGTTGGATATGTTGCCGCAATCACAGAAACCTCTAGATGGCCAACCAGCCAGAGGATTGCATTGGTTGCGCTTGCGGGCGCTGTGGTTGGTACCATTGGGATGGTGCCTGATGCCGTTGGTTGTAGCGTATGGAACGCGGCGAATCGTACATGATTCGGTACGGTCACAGACTAAAGACTCATTGACTGCGATTCTTCAATCCACCAGCACTTCACTGCACGTCTGGTTGAGGGCCCAGAGGGTCATTGCTCAACAAGCCGTCAGTCAGCCGCCAGTACGAGACGCTGTGGCTGCCGTATTGTTGGATTGGAATGCTGACGATCCTGGCGTTGGTGCCGACAGTCGAAGATCGCTGGAACAGGTCCTTGCGCCGATCGTTGAAGCGTTGGGGGCTGATGATTATCTAATGACAGATCGCACCGGGCAGTGCGTCACCGCGTCAAATCCGTCAGCCATAGCATCACGATTTTCGGGGCAGTTCAGCGATTGTTACCAGCGACTACTGAAAGGCCAGACCTTGGTCGTTTCACCGGGCCGGACGGTTAGTCTGGTGGACCCTGCGGATAGTCAGTGTGGATTGAACCCTGCTGCCTGGTTGGTCATGACTGCCGCCAGGGATCATCGAGAGAAGATTCTGGGGGTGATCGTTTTCGCAATACCACCCCAAAAGCTGGAGCGTTTATTAGCTGCAGGACGTAGCGGCCTCTCCGGAGAGACGTACCTGGTAAACGCTCAGGGGCTGATGCTAACGGCCAGCAGGTTCGAGGATCAATTGACAACAGCCGGATTGTTGATGCCCGGTCAATCGTCTCCAGCCAGGCTCCAGGTACGTGATCCGGGATTGGACTTAACCCTCAATCGCAAGACCACCGTCGTGTTGCAAGGTTGTCCGTTGACCGTGGCTGCAGCCAGCCTTGCGGCTGCCTCTGAACGGGGTGATGGAGCGGTGGGCTATCACCTGTCGGCTTATCGCAATTATCGCGGAGTTGCCGTCGTGGGAAGCTGGCAATGGATGCCCGAACAACAATTGGGAATTATCACTGAGTTGGGCTATGACCAAGCCTACGATGCCGCTAGTCGATTGCAAATTGGCATCGGGGCACTCACTGGTGTATTGGGATTGATCAGTGTTGGATTGTGGACCTATACCAATTGGGCGCGCTTGGGCACGCGACGAACTGCCGGCCAGCCAATGAAACTTGAGAAGCTGGGGCAGTACGAATTGCTTGAAAAAATCGGGCAGGGTGGCATGGGGGAAGTCTATCGCGCTCATCATGCCCTGTTGCGTCGGGAGACTGCGGTCAAAATCTGCCGCAACGACAACAACAGTGCGCGCACCACCATTCGCTTTCAACGCGAAGTGCAGGCCGCCAGTCAGCTCAGCAATCCTCACACTGTACGAATCTTTGACTATGGCCAGTCGGATGATGGAACATTCTACTATGCGATGGAGCTGTTGCATGGATTGAATTTGTCAAACTTAGTCCGTCAGTTCGGACCGCTCGGCGATGGCCGCACCATCGTTGTGCTGAAGCAGATTTGCGAGTCATTGGCAGAAGCTCACGGTTTGGGGTTGGTTCATCGCGACATTAAGCCATCCAATGTGATCATCAGTCGGCGTGGAGGTCGGGCGGACTATGTTAAGGTACTGGATTTCGGACTGGTGCGAAGTATCGTCGCCAACGGAGAGGAAACACTGACGATCGATGGCAGCATCGCAGGGACACCGCAGTATATGTCGCCTGAATCCACGCAAAGTCCCGATGAGGTTGATCCACGTAGCGACCTGTACTCTCTAGGGTGCCTGGCCTACTACTTGCTGACCACCCAACCACCATTTACCGGCAACCATCCGCTGGAAGTTTGCCTTAAACATGTTCGCCAACTGCCCGTCTCGCTGGCTGAAGTTGCCAAGCTGCCAGTGGCCGAGTCGCTGGCCGCCATCATCATGAAGTGTCTGGAAAAGTCGCCTGGCAAGCGTCCGCAGTCGGCGTTGGAGCTGCTGGGGGAATTAGAACGCATTACGCCGCAGGCGGAATGGACTCGCAACGACGCGGAACTTTGGTGGCGCGAAAATGCGGCCAGGGCACAAGCGCTGATGGTATCCGGACCCGACACTCAAGTGTCGCTGGGCACTCAGACGCCCACCTAA